The genomic region GTACGATATCCCTTTCATGATCAACCAGATCAAGAAGACACTGCTGAATGTGAGCGAGACAGCGATCCAGGAGTACTTCCCCATGGACGCGACAGTGAAAGCGCTCTTCGACATCTACCAGTCCTTCTTTGACGTGACGTTCCTGCAGGTAGACAACGGTTCAGAGCTGTGGCACAGCGAAGCAAAGACACTGGAGGTCAAGGACAACaagagcggctgcgtgctGGGCTATATCATCCTTGATCTATTCCCTCGTGAAGGCAAGTACTCACATGCGTGCTGCCACTCTGTGGTGCCACCCGTGCTTCTCAAGGAAGGTGGAAACGACTTCTCCCCGGCACTGGCCGTTGTCATTGCGAATTTCCCAGCAGCCACGGCCGACCGGCCGGCGCTGTTCCTGCACGACGATGTCGAAACATTCTTTCACGAGTTTGGCCACGCTATTCACTCTCTGATGGGGAGGACGCGTATGGCGACCTTTGCAGGCACGCGTGTGAAGCGTGACTTCGTGGAGCTGCCGTCCCAGATGCTTGAGGAGTGGCTGTGGGAACCGGAGATTCTGCAGAAGATCACGAGTCATTACAAGACGAAGGAGCAGCTGCCACGTGCGTTGATCGACGCCAAGGTGGCATCGAAGAACGCGTTCAGTGGACGCGacacgctgcgccagctgcagtTTGCGACATATTCGCTTCAGATTTTCGGACTGCCATTCTCGACGCAGCCGCGTGACAACCTCAACACTACGCAGCTCTTCTACGATTTGGAGCCGCGCGTGATGCCCGGTGTGAACTACGAGCATAATACGCACTTTGAGAGCGCGTTCGGGCACTTGACGGGCTACGGTGCCGGCTACTACGGGTACATGTGGTCCAAGGTGTTTGCCTTGGACCTGTTCGAGTACATCCGCTCGCACAACGGTCTCCTCGACCCCAAGATGGGCCGCCGCTACGTGGACTGCATCATCGGTGTCGGTGGCAGCCAGGACCCGAACGACATGCTGGTCAAGTTCCTCGGGCGCGAGCCGAACAATGAGGCATTCCTGCGCAACATTGGTGTGTAGGATGGGGAGGTAGAACGGTGTTTGCTGAGCGTGCAAGACGACAGGTGTGTAGGGACACGGATGGGGTCTCTCCCTTTCAC from Leishmania donovani BPK282A1 complete genome, chromosome 26 harbors:
- a CDS encoding thimet oligopeptidase, putative codes for the protein MAATSIFANISTVEKCAALFPKTVAACEDLVKAAKHRAEQSLGKIYGIRAADRTFQNTAKSIDMASIELEVSASLLSVIASVSPSKEVRDEATKRVVELETFSIDNFESNRQLYSALKEVCAAPAYEAVYVSGKAPREYMYWMEEQLADYRRKGMELPEEEFQKVVQLQKELASLCTVFQQNISEDKTEVHFTVDALKGVPESVLSGLQRTEAGECTLKMDYPTYFAVMKNCEVASTRQAMAQAFTNRAYPVNDKVLKDIIEKRHQLAVLLGYPSFAHLYISDKMAKTPEMAQAFVESLIPKLQKKWVAEVELLKKHLHPSCSLSPAGEIEAYDIPFMINQIKKTLLNVSETAIQEYFPMDATVKALFDIYQSFFDVTFLQVDNGSELWHSEAKTLEVKDNKSGCVLGYIILDLFPREGKYSHACCHSVVPPVLLKEGGNDFSPALAVVIANFPAATADRPALFLHDDVETFFHEFGHAIHSLMGRTRMATFAGTRVKRDFVELPSQMLEEWLWEPEILQKITSHYKTKEQLPRALIDAKVASKNAFSGRDTLRQLQFATYSLQIFGLPFSTQPRDNLNTTQLFYDLEPRVMPGVNYEHNTHFESAFGHLTGYGAGYYGYMWSKVFALDLFEYIRSHNGLLDPKMGRRYVDCIIGVGGSQDPNDMLVKFLGREPNNEAFLRNIGV